The DNA region AGAAGATATTTGCAGCCGAAGTGAACGGAAGAACGTACTATTCTGCACACCCGATCGATCAGGAATCCTTAGAACCGGTCATATACGGCATTCTGGAAAATGAAACCACTAATTCGATTTTCAAAACATTATATCGCAATCCAAACCTGACACGCCACGAGATCGCCGGGATCATCGGCAAATCTCCGGACACCGTGTATTTTCATCTGAAAAATTTCGACGGCCGATTACTTGCCGAGGTGAAAGAGGGAGGGATCTCGTACTACTCGCTCAGCCCGGATGCCATGAATGTGTATTTTAGGATGGGGCCTGAAGAGTTGGGCGGCGGTGAACGCATTGTGATGGAAACGTGATCAGCCATCAGGGGAATTTCCCGCAAATTTTTCGAATAATACGATAACTAACAAAATTTTTGTAGTTAACGCCGCATTTATGAGAGAATAACGGCAATAATCTAGTATGAAATACGCACCCTCAGTGCTGGATAAAATCGTGGCAGGACTCGTCGTCCTGATCATCACGATCGCCGTATCCGGTTCAAAGTTCGGAAGATGACATTCTTCCAATAAACACCTCTCTTTTTTACCTGTCTATATGGCAGATACTGACCCGACGTCTGCAGTCTATCACTCTTTAAAATCCAAGAAGGAATCACCATCCCATTCGGGGAAGGAGTTGGCTGGGTGTGGAGACAAGAGATTATTTAACCGCGAATCTCCGCGAATTAACACGAATCGCATTTTCCTTACGTTCGGGTGCTCTGCTCCGGCTTATCGCCTACGCAGGAATCGCACCCTCTCTTGAAAAATGCTGGGGAAAAACCCGCGTGCGGGTTTTTCTATTGTTTCATTATTTTTCGATTACACAAAGAGAAGTTTACGGAGAGCAAACCGAAGGTTTGCGAACGGGTTTTCTCCAAATTTATTCTATTATAATATATGCTGAGTGAGGGGTCCAACAGAAAAACCCGCACGCGGGTTTTTCCATCAGCATTTTTCCAGACGGCGTGCGATTCCTGCGTAGGCGAAGCCCAAATGGGCAAAGCCCATTTGAGGCGGCACGCAAATCTCCGATTTGCACGCATAAGCCGGAGCAGAGCACGACAGCGCAAGAAAAATGCGATTCGTGTTTATTCGCGGAGGCGTGCAAGCCAAAGGCTTGCGTGCCGCCTCAAGCGGGAAAACCCGCTTGGGCTTATTCGCGGTGGGTTTTTCTCTTGCGTCAAAAAGAATGCCGTACACGAAATCGAAGTACGTCTGTTTTTTCATTTGAGATCACCCAGCCGAACTCCGGACATAACAGGGAGAGATCCGGCATTTCCCGAATGAACATTCTTCCTGTCTACATGTTAGACCGTAGCCCGGTCCACACATTGTCACACATCCTTTATAGTATTTCACGGACAACATATCCCGATATGGACGCATACGAACTCGTCACCCGTAATACGGCTGAGATCGTCACCGAAGACGAACTCAGAGCTTTGTTGAACAAACCAACAAAACGGGTCTATACCGGTTATGAACCAAGCGGCGAGATTCACCTCGGTCACCTGGTGACCATCAATAAACTGATGGATATGAAAGCAGCAGGGTTTGACGTCGTGGTCTTGATCGCAAACCTGCACGCTTATCTGAACAGAAAAGGAACCTTCGAACAGATCAAAGAGCTTGCAGACTACAACAAAGCCTGCATCGAGGCTGTCGGCCTCAAAGGCGCCGAGTTCGTCCTCGGAACCGACGTCCAGCTCACCCCGAAGTATCAGACCGAAGTCCTGACCCTCTGCCAGCAGATCACCCTGAACCGTGCCACCCGCAGTATGGATGAAGTCGGCCGTGCGATGGATAATCCGATGGTCTCCCAGATGGTCTACCCGGTCATGCAGGTCGTCGATATCCCGACCCTGAACGTCGACGCAGCAGTCGGCGGCATCGACCAGAGAAAGATCCACATGCTCGCACGCGAACACCTGCCGACCCTCGGATACAAACCCCCGGTATGTATCCACACGCCAATTGTCAACGGTCTCGACGGCGAGAAGATGTCCTCCTCGAAAGGAAACGTCGTCTCGGTCGCCGACTCGCCCGAAGAGATCAAAAAGAAGATGAAAAAGGCATTCTGCCCGCCGGAGACCGAAGGCAACCCGATCCTGCAGATCTTCCGGTACAACGTCTTCCCGAGAATGGACACGATCGCGATCCGCCGGCCGGAAAAGTTCGGCGGGGACCTCGAGTTCCACAGCTATGCAGAACTCGAAGCGGCGTACGCCGGCGGCAAGATCCACCCGATGGATCTCAAAGCTGCATGCGGCGATGCCCTCACAGAACTCCTCGCAGACGCTTACGCGTATGTGCAGAGCTACAAAAACTAATCTTCCTTTTTTATGCCGGACGAAATCCCGAATCAGGCATTCACTGAAATAACGCCGATCCTCAAAGGCTGGTCCGATGATGCAAAATATCGTGTCAAAACAGACGACGGCCGAAAACTCCTGCTTCGCGTGTCTGCCATAGACAAATACGACCGGAAAAAAGAGGAGTTCGAAGCTCTCCAAACGATAGAATCTCTGGAAATTCCGGCACCAAAACCGATCGCATTTGGAAGATGCCGGGGCAATGCCTCGGTGTACATGCTTCTCAGCTGGACAGAAGGCAAAGAAGCAGAAGACGTTTTGCCTCTTCTTTCAAAAGAGGAGCAGTATAATATTGGGATAAAGGCCGGGAATTTGCAGAAACGGCTCAATTCGATTCCGGCTCCAAAAGATATGAAACCTTGGGGTGTTCGGTTTGGGAAAAAACTCGACTGGAAATGTGAGCGGTATCTTGAATGCGGCATCTGTTTCGAGCATGACGATCTGATGCTTGCCTACATCGAAGAACACAGGCATCTGATACAAAACCGGCCGCAGTGTTTCCAGCACGGAGATTTTCACTGCGGGAATTTGATAATCAGCGAGGAGGGAGAGCCCTGTATCATCGATTTCAACCGGATCGATTACGGGGATCCCTGGGAAGAGTTCAACCGGATCGTGTGGTGTGCGAAAAGAAGTATCTATTTTGCGGCTGGAC from Methanocorpusculum labreanum Z includes:
- a CDS encoding tyrosine--tRNA ligase is translated as MDAYELVTRNTAEIVTEDELRALLNKPTKRVYTGYEPSGEIHLGHLVTINKLMDMKAAGFDVVVLIANLHAYLNRKGTFEQIKELADYNKACIEAVGLKGAEFVLGTDVQLTPKYQTEVLTLCQQITLNRATRSMDEVGRAMDNPMVSQMVYPVMQVVDIPTLNVDAAVGGIDQRKIHMLAREHLPTLGYKPPVCIHTPIVNGLDGEKMSSSKGNVVSVADSPEEIKKKMKKAFCPPETEGNPILQIFRYNVFPRMDTIAIRRPEKFGGDLEFHSYAELEAAYAGGKIHPMDLKAACGDALTELLADAYAYVQSYKN
- a CDS encoding phosphotransferase family protein, which produces MPDEIPNQAFTEITPILKGWSDDAKYRVKTDDGRKLLLRVSAIDKYDRKKEEFEALQTIESLEIPAPKPIAFGRCRGNASVYMLLSWTEGKEAEDVLPLLSKEEQYNIGIKAGNLQKRLNSIPAPKDMKPWGVRFGKKLDWKCERYLECGICFEHDDLMLAYIEEHRHLIQNRPQCFQHGDFHCGNLIISEEGEPCIIDFNRIDYGDPWEEFNRIVWCAKRSIYFAAGRIDGYFEGSVPDEFWDLLLLYISSNTLSSIPWSIPFGQKEVDTAVEMAKEVLFWYDDMKSSVPCWYVEAKKDGAK